Proteins from one Penicillium digitatum chromosome 2, complete sequence genomic window:
- a CDS encoding Phospholipase/carboxylesterase/thioesterase, giving the protein MPTKTPTPSDFPSELTVTVTPAPPSPSPTQSASPAPNILLLLHGLGDTAASFTKFAEAIRLPETTIVTVQGTAPLPFDLGGFHWGDDVSFDSATGALDMDAGLTRSTKILVSDVVRGTLVQKCGYALREIMVLGFGQGGMAALALAREVGLKGNGSVGSGEFGALSGVISIGAPYPLSGSRVGDTNRSPVLLVAGRDSVAVSDEAVRRTKQVFEFVEVSRYARKGDGMPSSREEMLPVMQFFARRLRILIHNTTHQTNMAYNLSIEVFGPGESRIHRSHWGFMINKPGNLEFGDLLQVEVIDSDRLWYGFAPRYATKIIDKAAVGMCKIADLTSQQRHDAIRIIEKEPAPKNSIGRCQDWVFDALLALEIEELVPSGTSAFWKDMIGRPAHEVAAACGTQWTCFD; this is encoded by the exons ATGCCCACCAAAACCCCCACCCCATCCGACTTCCCATCCGAACTCACCGTCACCGTTACCCCCGCGCcaccctccccctcccccactCAATCCGCATCCCCGGCCCCAAACATCCTCCTCCTGCTCCACGGCCTCGGCGACACAGCCGCCTCATTCACAAAATTCGCCGAAGCCATCCGCCTCCCCGAAACAACCATCGTCACAGTCCAAGGCACAGCCCCGCTCCCCTTTGACCTGGGCGGCTTCCACTGGGGCGACGATGTCTCCTTCGACTCTGCGACCGGCGCACTGGACATGGACGCCGGCCTGACGCGCAGCACGAAAATCCTCGTGTCAGACGTCGTGCGCGGCACGCTCGTGCAGAAGTGCGGGTACGCGCTGCGCGAGATTATGGTGCTGGGCTTCGGGCAGGGCGGGATGGCTGCGCTGGCTCTTGCGCGGGAGGTCGGGTTGAAGGGAAATGGTAGTGTTGGGAGCGGTGAGTTTGGTGCGCTTTCTGGGGTTATCTCTATCGGGGCACCGTATCCTTTGTCTGGATCTAGGGTTGGGGATACGAATCGATCGCCGGTGTTGCTTGTTGCGGGGAGGGATTCGGTGGCGGTTTCGGACGAGGCGGTGCGTAGGACGAAGCAGGTTTTTGAGTTTGTCGAGGTGAGCCGATATGCTAGGAAGGGGGATGGGATGCCATCGAGTCGCGAGGAGATGTTGCCGGTTATGCAGTTCTTTGCGCGCCGGTTACGGA TTCTGATACACAACACTACCCACCAAACG AACATGGCCTACAACCTTTCAATAGAAGTCTTCGGCCCCGGTGAAAGCCGCATACACCGATCGCACTGGGGGTTCATGATCAACAAACCTGGGAACCTCGAATTCGGCGATCTCCTTCAAGTCGAGGTCATCGATTCAGACAGGCTATGGTACGGATTTGCGCCTCGGTACGCGACGAAGATCATTGACAAGGCGGCTGTGGGGATGTGCAAAATCGCCGATCTGACCTCTCAACAACGACACGACGCGATCAGGATTATTGAGAAGGAGCCCGCTCCAAAAAACTCAATTGGACGGTGCCAGGATTGGGTTTTTGATGCTTTGCTGGCTTTGGAGATCGAGGAGCTCGTTCCTTCTGGTACATCTGCGTTCTGGAAAGACATGATTGGTAGACCGGCGCATGAGGTTGCGGCAGCTTGCGGGACGCAGTGGACTTGCTTTGATTAA
- a CDS encoding Signal transduction protein Syg1, putative: MKFAKELEQELVPEWRAKYLDYKTGKKKVKAITRALQKANRSPHVPSNRYPTSTPQGRGAAQSTLTPSNTDKQLDAGEYHSPSTPQRGGVNPPSTTRSTPVPRTERQPLRTPGSRFSENVGSYGSIIATPPQQHHTGSSDVASFELPDPALDPDEDYMPHGDTDRPRNVRTPSPVMDRRSLANVSPSHPISEPLPAQRPQLDQRMSYQSQIGDALAKVPSGHRTSQLLRRVFTVEGEPGWRRSQFDSGAGAELDKRQDEFFEFLDSELNKIDAFYVMKEQEATEKLWVLRQQLHIMRDQRIQEVLDSKKAAKSDDLDAQQRLNGFAKIRSARIKDTLAGKNRFGKNTEALAQMATPGMQPQDQDFIASRRDFMRRQDPQSQEVPYRSAKRKLKHALQEFYRGVELLKGYAYLNRTAFRKINKKYDKAVNARPPLRYMSEKVNKASFVQSEVIESLMTAVEDLYSRYFERGNRKIAVSKLRHTIKKSGDYSPNTFRSGLFLMGGTLFSIKALVDARSNLRASELAEQVRTSYLLQIYGGYFLVVFHFLLFCLDCMIWTKSKINHAFVFEYDSRHTLEWRQLLEIPSFFLFLMGLFMWLNFSWYNHMYVYWPVVLVGLTIIIIFLPARVLYHRSRKWFAFSNWRLLLAGIYPVEFRDFFLGDMYCSQTYAMGNIELFFCLYASHWTYPPKCNSSHSRLLGFFQCLPSIWRAFQCIRRYLDTKNAFPHLLNLGKYIFGVLYYATLSMYRLNLQMRFQASFITFALLNAVYASVWDLIMDWSLGNPYAKNPMLREVLAFRRVWVYYAAMLLDVVVRFNWIFYAVFIRNIQQSALLSFMVAFSEVCRRGVWSIFRVENEHCTNVLLFRASRDVPLPYDVPSPAAPPLDGSAEDVQLQEQQHASTPFMSPGDVEHGTPSMSSMRARHRRPSVGISRVGTIVASAHTQDFERRRLPNFMSSASVGGDLAHGADDSTDEDDEADMSTDEDSRFRPVTERMDTMGRIVEYAYGCPARVRCQAVIRSEWYPPGVREDSAAVRNAVICHRSGHSRLFVSPSLPSLYQSAGARASVSEGGFGLNPARRIQLFHMSRV; encoded by the exons ATGAAATTTGCCAA AGAACTGGAACAGGAACTTGTTCCTGAATGGCGGGCAAAATATCTCGACTACAAG ACAGGCAAAAAGAAAGTCAAAGCCATCACTCGGGCCCTCCAGAAGGCAAATCGCAGCCCACATGTCCCGTCCAATCGATATCCCACTTCCACCCCGCAAGGTCGTGGTGCAGCCCAATCTACTCTTACGCCTTCCAATACCGATAAACAGCTTGATGCGGGAGAATATCACAGCCCATCGACGCCACAGCGAGGTGGTGTCAACCCGCCATCAACCACACGCTCCACACCGGTTCCCAGAACGGAGCGGCAACCACTTCGCACGCCAGGATCACGATTCTCCGAAAATGTTGGTAGTTATGGAAGCATCATTGCAACGCCACCACAGCAACACCATACCGGAAGTTCAGACGTAGCCTCCTTTGAACTTCCGGACCCTGCACTTGACCCTGATGAAGACTATATGCCACACGGCGATACTGACAGACCCAGGAACGTCCGTACACCTTCACCGGTCATGGATCGCCGCAGCCTGGCGAACGTTTCACCCTCTCACCCCATCTCGGAACCCTTGCCGGCCCAGAGGCCTCAATTGGACCAACGCATGAGCTACCAAAGTCAGATCGGGGACGCCTTGGCAAAAGTACCATCAGGCCACCGGACATCACAACTTCTGCGGCGCGTGTTCACGGTAGAGGGAGAGCCTGGCTGGAGGCGATCACAGTTTGACTCTGGCGCTGGCGCCGAGCTTGATAAACGGCAAGACGAGTTCTTCGAGTTCTTGGATAGCGAGTTGAACAAGATTGATGCGTTTTATGTCATGAAGGAACAAGAGGCCACCGAGAAACTATGGGTCCTCCGCCAGCAGTTGCATATTATGCGAGATCAGCGCATCCAAGAGGTCCTGGATTCCAAGAAAGCCGCCAAATCTGACGACTTGGACGCACAGCAACGGCTAAATGGATTCGCAAAGATCAGGAGTGCTCGGATCAAGGATACGTTGGCGGGAAAGAATCGTTTCGGCAAGAATACGGAAGCACTGGCGCAGATGGCGACTCCTGGCATGCAACCCCAAGATCAGGATTTCATTGCCAGTCGGAGGGACTTTATGCGGCGGCAGGATCCACAAAGTCAAGAAGTGCCCTATCGCTCTGCTAAGCGTAAGCTTAAGCATGCGTTGCAGGAGTTCTACCGCGGAGTGGAACTTCTCAAGGGGTATGCTTATTTGAATCGAACGGCCTTCCGGAAGATCAACAAGAAATACGACAAAGCGGTCAACGCTCGCCCACCGCTCCGGTACATGTCTGAAAAGGTCAACAAAGCGTCTTTTGTGCAGAGTGAAGTGATCGAAAGCTTGATGACAGCGGTCGAAGATTTGTATTCCCGTTACTTTGAGCGTGGAAATCGCAAAATCGCCGTCTCCAAACTCCGTCACACAATCAAAAAGTCTGGAGATTACTCGCCGAATACTTTCCGCTCTGGTCTCTTTTTGATGGGTGGGACTCTGTTTTCCATCAAGGCCTTGGTTGATGCTAGGTCAAATCTTCGCGCGAGTGAGCTCGCTGAACAAGTTCGGACCAGTTACCTCCTTCAG ATATATGGTGGTTATTTCCTTGTCGTATTCCACTTCCTGCTCTTCTGCTTGGATTGTATGATCTGGACGAAGTCGAAGATCAATCATGCATTTGTCTTCGAATACGACAGCAGACACACCTTGGAGTGGCGTCAGTTGCTGGAG ATTCcctccttcttcctttttttgatGGGCCTATTCATGTGGCTCAACTTTTCATGGTACAACCACATGTATGTCTATTGGCCCGTCGTCCTTGTTGGCTTGACGATCATTATCATTTTCTTGCCGGCTCGTGTTCTTTACCATAGGAGCCGCAAGTGGTTTGCTTTTTCCAAT TGGCGCCTTTTGCTTGCCGGAATCTACCCAGTCGAGTTCCGTGATTTCTTCCTCGGCGACATGTACTGTTCTCAGACATATGCTATGGGAAATATCGagctcttcttctgtctATATGCCTCGCACTGGACCTACCCTCCCAAGTGCAACTCCTCCCACTCTCGACTCTTGGGCTTCTTCCAATGCCTTCCCTCCATCTGGCGAGCCTTCCAATGTATTCGCCGATACCTGGACACGAAGAACGCATTCCCCCATCTCCTGAACTTGGGAAAATACATATTTGGCGTCCTCTACTATGCCACCCTCAGTATGTACCGCCTCAACCTCCAGATGCGGTTCCAAGCCTCGTTTATCACCTTCGCCCTTCTGAACGCCGTCTATGCCTCAGTATGGGATCTCATCATGGACTGGAGTTTGGGTAACCCATACGCAAAGAACCCAATGCTCCGTGAAGTCCTCGCCTTCCGTCGCGTGTGGGTATACTACGCCGCAATGCTGCTGGACGTGGTCGTCCGTTTTAACTGGATCTTCTACGCAGTCTTTATCAGAAATATACAGCAGTCCGCCTTGCTCAGCTTCATGGTAGCCTTTTCAGAAGTCTGCCGTCGCGGTGTTTGGTCCATCTTCCGCGTCGAAAACGAGCACTGCACAAATGTTCTCCTCTTCCGCGCTTCCCGTGATGTCCCTCTGCCCTACGACGTCCCTTCACCAGCTGCACCTCCCCTCGATGGCTCTGCAGAAGACGTCCAACTCCAAGAGCAGCAACACGCCTCAACACCCTTCATGTCGCCCGGCGACGTTGAGCACGGCACCCCCTCCATGTCCAGCATGCGCGCCCGCCACCGTCGTCCATCCGTTGGTATCAGCCGGGTCGGCACGATCGTAGCCTCAGCCCACACGCAGGATTTCGAGCGAAGACGTCTGCCAAATTTCATGTCCAGCGCGAGTGTCGGAGGTGATTTGGCGCATGGCGCGGACGACAGTACAGACGAGGACGATGAGGCGGATATGAGCACGGATGAGGATTCGAGGTTCAGACCAGTTACAGAGCGCATGGACACGATGGGTCGAATTGTGGA ATACGCCTACGGTTGCCCGGCCCGAGTCAGGTGTCAGGCAGTTATTCGCTCGGAATGGTATCCGCCTG GTGTCCGCGAGGACAGTGCTGCGGTCAGAAATGCTGTCATCTG TCACCGCAGTGGACACAGTCGCCTTTTTGTCTCCCCTTCCCTCCCATCACTCTATCAGTCAGCCGGAGCCAGAGCAAG TGTCTCCGAAGGTGGTTTCGGGCTAAATCCTGCGCGGCGAATCCAACTGTTTCACATGAGCCGTGTCTAG
- a CDS encoding Transferase family protein: MASLDPHLPKSIQTPISTTVESDDNQFDTSLQSDGQVKEISRLILDIFLGYALNKFNYSEERLGDSADGFLSVIGQFVSKGARVQACLPAFPFKSANKVYKVLGSLPDKAEELAIERLNILCKRVQDIYPPGASIVIISDGITYNDLLCISDQETWNYGEALREMVDKKGFDNISFSRIRDLLEFPLPEKLSEIIYVANCTTFRRLLLNKYGNPDLNIDHEIATNPDTKLTYLGYKRFLESDLQYIFPRGDNRSAHSYKRDCKYLAKQMLTRGHAFAGAIKNAFPDHLRLSIHESICGTKLPISLLNTKTGFTTPWHCCVAQLADGVWVSAPMGEFNQDSRLELVYVDGKPSHYQEKLHSGDHIAIDETTASYLQSAKSIDVNAYVNGALKNPSSLSSSSSEVSLSSSEGKSPGSRSTTPDVQSVKRFSPAKSSQLALNKKSDLKSAQQETKSTVSTPYGRRLIPQIMDGLAVIEPERTVFSLASLSNGLVELNPISARQFAKAVDKTAWWLHDQAGIPDSVQPVAYIGPHDLRHLLLTYACVKVGYAALFLSPKNNTDGVLAVLTATNCNIWVNAVDASPVTLVKDVLQKRPMTSLQLPTLQELLDAECTEAFPYTKSFEEAKDDPFCFLHTSGSTGLPKPIPWSHGLIGTMDAVRLLPPVGENANLPPWTSGWDEGDKIYSSFPMSHGAGIIMDILMPALFNLHCVLGPVGVLPNLNLVERLAVDVKIDIWSMVPSLVDELGETPEVLANLQSSKFICASGGPVSPVSAGKVNEVVRVLNLTGTTEGLFIGNLKTEREDWFWFCFHPYSGFEFKELEADTYEHWVHRNEHWPLFQGIFHTFPDKDSINFKDLYMKHPTKPNLWAFKGRSDDLVVLSNGYKISPLETEAFVTTHPAISGCLIFGTGKPQAALLVELKDPSNKAADLIESIWQTIQTANSMSRHKNQLLRDFVTFAHPDMPFLRTDKGTVKRSATLALYSEYIERFYSSRSDDPDNTIILDLSSTSAIEDSIRTIIGSLLPEVRELLPDADLFALGLDSLGVFAAVKAMRAASGWGDKIAPRHVYANPTIASLAATVSRLIDEAQIVQDGIPLSQMRDGDFSKISEMVAQHRGRQSFRLNAFDYVNPNHGMGIVLYFSIHDGTTFEQVFLNLQEGLNRTFDMIPALSGKMMHCSEQEIGCSKGDLCVTIPPLSMAASARDRLLCKDLSNVLPSFEKLREAGFPPSVFKDGLVLRDDPFPKFPADIFSGQVNFVSGGCLVAVDLNHCCLDGLGVMVALKAWAENCRYLQGDHTATCSWYHPESFNHALPEIIHEQEGWARPIEEIDPGTWGFLPFFPPNDNQSMKETRVHLGDHALPPAPDFKLHDVWPLARAERCLQTTLFLIRPEKLEKMKQDVISDPEAKGAIKSISDIVQAFLWRAAIRVRYRVAKDIRKQIFKPDEVSILELPTDGRPYFSSLLPSTYMGSLLILNRSTMPIETLCSNQTTIGRVAYLLRQSAARITPSVVHDSFTILQSLPDHSRFSTANMGLEHMHAMISNMMLFPTSEICFGDAFFANGGSPESLRPQLERGNGRFRFLVIFPIRKDGGIEIVLGTHPEELEIFQADEEFTKYAELVDTCC, from the exons ATGGCGTCGCTggatcctcatcttcctaAATCCATTCAGACGCCAATCTCTACAACCGTTGAATCTGATGACAACCAGTTTGATACTTCCCTGCAGTCAGATGGTCAAGTCAAAGAGATCTCGCGGCTCATCCTGGACATCTTTCTGGGGTATGCCCTCAACAAGTTCAATTACTCAGAAGAACGCCTCGGGGACTCCGCGGATGGCTTTCTTTCCGTCATTGGCCAATTTGTCTCCAAAGGTGCACGGGTGCAAGCTTGTCTCCCTGCTTTCCCCTTCAAATCAGCGAACAAAGTGTACAAGGTGCTTGGCAGCTTACCAGATAAGGCAGAGGAGCTTGCTATCGAACGCTTAAATATCCTATGCAAGCGTGTTCAGGATATCTACCCCCCGGGTGCGAGTATTGTCATTATTTCCGATGGCATTACCTACAATG ACTTATTGTGTATCTCTGACCAAGAAACCTGGAACTATGGCGAAGCCTTGCGTGAGATGGTTGACAAGAAAGGGTTCGACAATATTTCATTCTCAAGGATTCGCGACCTTCTCGAGTTCCCTCTACCGGAGAAATTGAGCGAGATTATCTACGTGGCCAACTGTACCACCTTCCGTcgcttgcttttgaacaagtacGGCAATCCTGACCTGAACATTGACCATGAAATTGCCACCAATCCAGATACCAAATTGACGTATCTGGGATATAAGCGATTTCTGGAGTCTGATCTTCAGTACATTTTTCCTCGAGGGGATAATCGCTCGGCCCACAGTTACAAACGAGATTGCAAGTATCTGGCCAAGCAGATGCTCACAAGAGGACAC GCGTTTGCAGGGGCGATCAAGAACGCCTTCCCCGACCACCTGCGACTTTCAATCCACGAATCCATTTGTGGTACCAAGCTACCTATCAGTCTGCTGAATACGAAGACAGGCTTTACTACCCCATGGCACTGCTGTGTTGCTCAATTAGCAGATGGAGTGTGGGTTAGTGCGCCTATGGGCGAGTTCAATCAAGATAGCCGCCTGGAACTTGTCTATGTTGATGGAAAACCCAGTCACTACCAAGAAAAACTGCACAGCGGTGACCACATCGCTATTGATGAGACAACGGCGAGCTACCTTCAGTCAGCCAAGTCTATCGATGTCAATGCCTACGTCAATGGTGCATTAAAGAATCCCTCTTCactttcatcttcctctaGCGAAGTGTCCCTCTCGTCGTCTGAGGGCAAATCACCAGGCAGCAGATCCACCACGCCAGATGTTCAATCAGTGAAAAGGTTCTCGCCTGCAAAATCCAGCCAGCTCGCGCTCAATAAGAAGTCCGACCTTAAATCAGCACAGCAAGAAACAAAATCGACCGTGTCAACGCCATACGGTAGAAGGCTCATCCCTCAAATAATGGATGGTCTTGCCGTCATCGAGCCCGAGCGAACCGTCTTCTCCCTTGCATCACTTTCGAACGGGCTCGTCGAGCTCAACCCGATTTCCGCTCGACAGTTTGCTAAAGCAGTTGACAAGACTGCTTGGTGGCTTCATGATCAAGCTGGCATTCCCGACTCAGTACAACCAGTGGCTTATATTGGACCGC ACGATCTACGTCATCTTTTATTGACATATGCATGCGTCAAGGTGGGCTACGCG GCTTTGTTTTTGTCGCCCAAAAACAACACGGACGGAGTTTTGGCAGTACTCACGGCAACAAATTGCAATATCTGGGTCAATGCAGTTGATGCTTCTCCGGTGACTTTAGTAAAAGACGTTCTTCAGAAACGACCTATGACGTCCTTACAGCTTCCTACGCTCCAAGAGCTCCTCGATGCCGAGTGTACTGAAGCCTTTCCGTATACCAAGAGTTTTGAAGAGGCTAAAGATGATCCATTCTGCTTCTTGCATACGTCTGGAAGTACTGGATTGCCCAAGCCCATTCCCTGGTCCCATGGGCTGATCGGCACGATGGATGCAGTAAGACTACTCCCGCCAGTGGGTGAAAATGCTAATTTACCGCCTTGGACTTCGGGCTGGGATGAGGGGGACAAGATATACTCATCATTTCCAATGAGCCAC GGTGCGGGAATTATCATGGATATTTTGATGCCTGCACTTTTCAATCTACATTGTGTGTTGGGACCAGTTGGTGTTTTACCAAATCTTAACCTCGTGGAAAGATTAGCCGTGGACGTTAAGATTGACATATGGAGTATGGTCCCATCTCTTGTCGATGAACTGGGTGAAACCCCCGAAGTATTGGCAAATCTCCAGTCGAGCAAATTTATATGCGCATCTGGAGGCCCTGTTAGTCCTGTCAGTGCTGGCAAGGTGAATGAGGTAGTCAGGGTGCTCAACTTGACCGGCACGACAGAAGGTCTCTTCATTGGCAATCTGAAGACAGAGCGAGAAGactggttctggttctgcTTCCATCCCTACTCTGGCTTTGAATTCAAAGAGCTTGAAGCGGATACTTATGAGCACTGGGTACACCGTAATGAACATTGGCCTCTGTTCCAGGGTATCTTCCACACATTTCCAGACAAGGACTCGATCAACTTTAAGGACCTCTACATGAAGCACCCCACCAAGCCTAACCTGTGGGCATTCAAGGGAAGGAGCGATGATCTCGTCGTCTTATCGAACGGCTATAAGATATCGCCGCTTGAGACGGAGGCATTTGTCACCACTCACCCTGCCATTAGCGGATGCCTTATTTTTGGAACTGGCAAGCCACAAGCGGCCCTACTCGTTGAGCTGAAGGATCCGTCGAACAAAGCGGCTGACCTCATTGAAAGCATTTGGCAAACAATTCAGACGGCCAATTCTATGTCTCGACACAAGAACCAGTTACTGAGGGACTTCGTCACTTTCGCACACCCAGATATGCCCTTCTTACGAACAGACAAGGGAACAGTGAAAAGATCAGCCACATTAGCGTTATATTCCGAGTACATAGAGCGCTTCTACAGTTCACgcagtgatgatcccgaTAACACCATCATTCTGGATTTGAGTTCTACCAGTGCGATTGAAGACTCCATCCGTACGATCATCGGCTCTTTACTTCCCGAGGTTCGGGAACTCCTCCCTGATGCAGACTTGTTTGCACTTGGGCTTGACTCTCTGGGTGTATTTGCAGCTGTGAAAGCAATGCGAGCAGCTTCAGGGTGGGGTGATAAAATCGCCCCTCGACACGTTTACGCCAATCCAACTATCGCGAGCCTTGCTGCGACGGTCTCCAGGTTGATAGATGAAGCACAGATTGTTCAAGATGGTATTCCTCTGAGTCAAATGCGGGACGGTGATTTCTCTAAGATAAGTGAGATGGTCGCTCAGCACAGGGGGCGGCAATCTTTCCGCTTAAACGCCTTCGATTACGTTAACCCTAATCACGGCATGGGAATTGTTCTTTACTTCTCGATCCACGACGGGACAACTTTTGAGCAAGTCTTTCTCAATCTTCAGGAAGGGCTCAATCGCACATTCGATATGATACCAGCTCTCAGTGGCAAGATGATGCACTGCTCCGAGCAAGAAATTGGCTGTAGCAAAGGAGATCTCTGTGTGACAATTCCGCCACTGTCCATGGCGGCTTCTGCACGAGACCGCCTGTTGTGCAAGGATCTCTCAAATGTTCTCCCATCCTTTGAGAAGTTACGGGAAGCAGGTTTCCCGCCTTCTGTGTTCAAGGATGGCCTCGTCCTGCGAGACGATCCCTTCCCCAAATTCCCCGCAGACATTTTTTCCGGCCAAGTGAACTTCGTCTCTGGTGGCTGCTTGGTTGCGGTTGACTTGAACCACTGCTGCCTCGACGGTCTTGGAGTCATGGTCGCCCTCAAGGCCTGGGCGGAGAACTGCAGATATCTACAAGGTGATCATACGGCAACATGCAGCTGGTATCATCCCGAGAGCTTTAACCACGCCTTGCCAGAGATTATTCACGAGCAGGAAGGATGGGCTCGACCGATCGAAGAGATTGATCCTGGTACCTGGggcttcttgcccttcttcccACCTAACGATAACCAAAGCATGAAAGAAACTCGCGTTCACCTTGGGGACCATGCGTTACCTCCCGCGCCTGATTTCAAGTTGCATGATGTTTGGCCACTTGCCCGTGCTGAACGGTGCCTTCAAACGACGCTGTTTCTCATCAGGCCCGAGAAGCTTGAGAAGATGAAGCAAGACGTCATATCCGATCCTGAAGCCAAGGGGGCCATCAAATCAATCAGTGATATTGTGCAAGCCTTTTTGTGGCGGGCTGCTATCAGGGTACGATACAGGGTAGCCAAGGACATCCGCAAGCAGATTTTCAAGCCCGATGAGGTGTCGATCCTTGAGCTGCCCACAGATGGCCGTCCATACTTTTCATCATTATTGCCCTCGACATATATGGGCAGTCTACTCATTCTCAATCGATCGACCATGCCGATCGAGACCCTGTGCTCCAATCAGACGACTATTGGCCGCGTGGCGTATCTGCTCCGTCAGTCCGCCGCACGCATCACACCCTCAGTCGTCCACGACTCGTTTACAATTCTGCAGTCATTGCCAGATCATAGTCGATTTTCGACGGCGAATATGGGTCTTGAACACATGCATGCTATGATTTCGAACATGATGCTATTCCCAACCAGCGAGATTTGTTTTGGAGATGCATTCTTTGCCAATGGAGGGTCGCCTGAATCTTTAAGACCACAGCTGGAGCGTGGAAATGGACGATTCCGATTCCTCGTCATTTTCCCTATTAGGAAAGATGGGGGCATCGAAATTGTTCTGGGCACGCATCCAGAGGAGTTGGAGATATTCCAGGCCGACGAAGAGTTTACGAAGTATGCTGAACTTGTAGACACGTGCTGCTAA
- a CDS encoding major facilitator superfamily domain-containing protein: MARERHHRVPVYLSIGETRQGTPAATTLQPSYGRVYKILSVKRSFLVAVSIFEIGSLICGVAPSSTVLIVGRAIAGIGVAGIFSGALVIISMTVPLEKRPIVFGVNGMVWGIAFIVGPLLGGAFTDGPSWRWCFYINLPVGGVSIAVVLLALRLPRYHTVSGLPILRLLKELDLLGASLLIPAIICLILALQWDGNDHAWRSSHIIGLFVGFGLLTILFAASQIYSVKGSTAMTAGLQVLPFMLATVVSSIVVGALVTTVSYYTPFLISSTALAAIGTGLITLYDVDVSMGKWIGYQIVVGAGIGAGLQIPMTAVQTTLGGAIFIAVGQSVFQNGLIEGIRTYAPDVEARAIISAGATEMRHVLITLGHLNQLDDVIRAYMNGLRDTYRVSLALMVAAFVAACFLEWKSVNKRDERQDEDTTTAS; encoded by the exons ATG GCGAGAGAGCGACACCACCGGGTGCCGGTATACCTCTCAATCGGGGAGACCAGGCAGGGGACGCCGGCTGCCACCACGCTACAGCCATCATACGGCCGAGTCTACAAGATACTGAGT GTGAAACGGTCCTTCTTGGTGGCGGTGAGCATCTTTGAAATTGGATCACTGATCTGTGGTGTGGCGCCTTCCAGCACAGTCCTGATCGTTGGTCGTGCCATCGCGGGAATTGGCGTTGCAGGCATCTTCTCCGGTGCTCTAGTCATCATCTCCATGACAGTTCCCCTGGAAAAACGACCCATCGTTTTTGGCGTAAACGGCATGGTTTGGGGAATCGCTTTCATTGTCGGCCCACTGCTTGGCGGAGCATTCACTGATGGCCCCTCTTGGAGATGGTGTTTCTATATCAATCTTCCCGTCGGCGGGGTTTCCATCGCAGTCGTTCTCCTGGCCCTCCGCCTACCGAGGTATCACACGGTATCGGGACTGCCTATCTTGCGACTTCTCAAGGAACTTGACTTGCTAGGTGCAAGCCTGCTCATCCCGGCTATCATATGCTTGATTCTTGCCCTGCAATGGGACGGAAATGATCATGCCTGGAGAAGTTCTCACATCATCGGACTGTTTGTGGGGTTTGGTCTGTTGACGATTCTTTTTGCCGCATCCCAAATCTAT AGCGTCAAAGGATCCACTGCAATGACTGCCGGACTTCAGGTTCTGCCATTCATGCTTGCCACTGTAGTTTCATCTATTGTGGTGGGTGCTCTAGTCACGACGGTCAGCTATTACACCCCATTTCTGATTTCCAGCACCGCTCTTGCTGCTATTGGTACCGGTCTTATTACCTTATACGACGTGGATGTTTCAATGGGGAAATGGATCGGGTACCAGATTGTTGTCGGTGCCGGCATCGGTGCGGGTCTTCAAATCCCCATGACAGCCGTGCAGACT ACACTGGGGGGAGCCATCTTTATTGCAGTGGGTCAGTCGGTCTTCCAGAATGGGTTGATAGAAGGCATTCGCACATATGCGCCCGATGTTGAGGCACGTGCGATCATCAGCGCCGGGGCTACCGAGATGAGGCACGTATTGATTACTTTGGGTCACCTCAATCAACTTGACGACGTAATTCGAGCTTATATGAACGGATTGCGGGATACCTATCGCGTTAGTTTGGCTTTGATGGTCGCAGCGTTTGTGGCAGCTTGCTTCCTCGAGTGGAAGAGTGTAAACAAGAGGGACGAACGGCAGGATGAGGATACAACAACCGCTTCTTAA
- a CDS encoding CipC-like antibiotic response protein, putative, whose amino-acid sequence MAWGWEESERAHQEVYNGEQHHEGKFSHEFAAGAASFAGMKLFEDHQRKEGKPVSHAFAKELLAGIVGGEIDKLAESKGMDWFDREKAKHHAKKNAEHMYEERYERDN is encoded by the exons ATGGCTTGGGGCTGGG AGGAATCCGAGAGAGCACACCAGGAGGTGTACAACGGTGAGCAGCACCACGAGGGCAAGTTCTCTCACGAGTTCGCTGCCGGTGCCGCTTCCTTTGCCGGCATGAAGCTTTTCGAGGATCACCAGCGCAAGGAAG GCAAGCCCGTCAGTCACGCCTTCGCCAAGGAGCTGCTCGCCGGAATTGTTGGCGGCGAGATCGACAAGCTCGCTGAGAGCAAGGGTATGGACTGGTTTGACCGCGAGAAGGCCAAGCACCACGCCAAGAAGAACGCCGAGCACATGTATGAGGAGCGTTACGAGCGTGACAACTAG